GGACCGCAGCGAGTAGTGCCAGGCCAGATACGTCTTGTCCTGCACCAGCTGAAGCGTCGTGTCCCACGTCGCCTCGGTGTCGTGGATGACGATGTAGTCGATGCTCTGGTCGTTCGGCCGGTCGGCGAGGTCGTGGTTGCCGTAGTCGCCGTCCCCGAACTCCTCGTAGGGCGCCGGGATCCACTCGCACGACACGGTCGCCGGGCACTCGGTGCCGCTCTCGTCGGACTTGCGCAGGCCCATGCTCCGGACCTGCGCCGCGTCGGCCTTCAGGCTGCGGTCGGCCGCGAGCTCCACGCGCTGCCCGGCGTCCGTGGTGCGCCGCTCGCCGTCGTGGATCACGGCGAACACGTCGTTCGCGTACGTCGCCGCCGTGGCGGTGTCATCGGCGCCGGAGAATTTCGCGATCGCGCCGTACCAGTCGGCCGGGTCGGAGCTGAGGGGCTTGCCGAGGGCCTTCTGGGCCGCGGCGAGCAGGGCGGCGCCGCCGCGCACATTGGCCGCGGGGTCGGAGCGCAGCTGTTCGGCCGGGATGCCGCTGAGCTCGGCGGCACGCGTCAACGACTTGAGGCGGGCCGGGAGTTGGGAGTTGCGCGGCACCTTCGTCTTCGGGGTGAGCGCCGGCCGTGACGTGTCACCACGCGGATCGCCCTCGGCCTCGCTGTGCGCGGCCACACCGGCGAGCGCGGCGCGGGCGTCCGTGAGGTGCATGGGGCCGTAGCCGCCGGTGACGCTGGGCGCACCGCCGTGCGTGTCCCACCGGGACTGGAGGTAGGAGACGCCGAGCAGGACGCTCTGGGGCACCCGGTACTCGGCCGCCGCGGTCGCGAACGCGTGCTGGAGGCCCGCGTCCGACGCCCCCCGGGCCTCGCTCGGGGGCGCGGCGCCGAGGAGGGGGAGCAGCAGGGCCGCCGTCGCGAGCGTCCCCGCCGCCCGGGCCGCCTGGTTGGTGCGTCTGCGGGCGGCCGGGGAGCGGTCGCTGGTGGTCGAGGGCAAAGCGGCCTCCTGGGGACGGTCCTGGGACAGATGAGCTCGACGGTGTGCGGGGCGATCGTGGGTCAGTGGTATCGGCTTGCCGACGATCCGTCAATCATGCTCAGGGCAAGGGATTTCCCATGTCAGCGCCCGTTCGGCGGGCTTTCGCCGGGGAGGCCTCACCGCCTGCGGCGCGTCAGTGGAGTGGACCAATGACCGTCCGCAAAGAGTGGGGTCGTCGTCTCGGCATACGGGAG
The DNA window shown above is from Streptomyces sp. NBC_01445 and carries:
- a CDS encoding N-acetylmuramoyl-L-alanine amidase; translation: MPSTTSDRSPAARRRTNQAARAAGTLATAALLLPLLGAAPPSEARGASDAGLQHAFATAAAEYRVPQSVLLGVSYLQSRWDTHGGAPSVTGGYGPMHLTDARAALAGVAAHSEAEGDPRGDTSRPALTPKTKVPRNSQLPARLKSLTRAAELSGIPAEQLRSDPAANVRGGAALLAAAQKALGKPLSSDPADWYGAIAKFSGADDTATAATYANDVFAVIHDGERRTTDAGQRVELAADRSLKADAAQVRSMGLRKSDESGTECPATVSCEWIPAPYEEFGDGDYGNHDLADRPNDQSIDYIVIHDTEATWDTTLQLVQDKTYLAWHYSLRSTDGHIAQHVKAKDVGWHAGNWYVNAKSLGLEHEGFLAQPDSWYTEEMYRASSRLVKYLAKKYDIPLDRQHILGHDNVPGTTPAGIKTMHTDPGPYWDWAHYFALMGKPFKATAGTKGGLVTIAPDFARNKPVYTGCVKAGETCAAHGSGAVRVYTAPSEDAPLIKDIGLRPGGEDSTTDVNDMGARLSTGQQYAVAERKGDWTAVWYLGQKAWFKNPKKQPTAVNAAGLVIAPKAGRTDVPVYGRAYPEKEAYPADITPQAISPLPYKLLAGQRYVAGGRTTGEYFFSPTFDTTSHRVVRGKDVYYEIQFGHRVAYVRAADVQVLPSGA